In the Endozoicomonas sp. SCSIO W0465 genome, GTCATATTGTTTCTGCATTTGTTGACATGCGCCCAATCCCAGAAAGTATTTACGATTGAAGTGGTCGTAAAAACACAAGAATTGAAAAACTTTTTTTGCTTCTTCGTACTTCCCTCCCTGATAAAGGTTGTAGGCAACTGAGTAAATTGCCTCCATGGCATCATCACTCATGTTTTTCAAATCTTTGAAGGTCCCCCCCTCACCGAAAAAATTCAGGAGCTTATCTTCAAGTTCTGAACCTTCATAATCATTCAAATCCTCATTGTTCACGTGAGACTCCTCCATGAGTTAACGCATATTTTGAATAATAGTACTTATTGACTGGAAGTACTTGTTGATAAAATTAGAGAGCATTTCGAAGGTCTGGTTGTACTTATTGATCGTCTGTTGAAGTTTGGTCGTTTGCAATTGTGATTGACTGGTCAGTGACTCGATTTTTGATTTCAAATGCTCAATATTGGCATCCCATTCGGCAGAGTTATGCGAATCATCATTTCCGCTTCGATCGGTCCCGGCACCCAGCTTATTCCAGAAGTCAAGCATATCCTGTGTCATCAAAGAATGGCCTGATGTACCTGCCGCCGCCTTTTTTTCCTTAGCTTTGGCCAAATACGAATTGGCTTCTTCCAGCAAGTCGTTCTTCTGATTGATGGACTCAATCTGTTCTTCCAATTGTGTCTGCAGGATATCTGCCCGCGCCGTCAAGACTCCCATAATTAAGGCATCCAGACTGGGTTTGGTAAAATCCACAGGTTCACCCAACAAGTAGGCATTAATCTCTGAAGCCCCGGGACCTATGTAATTATCACCATTCCAGTTGGCGGGATTACTGACCTCCTGAACCAGGGCAACCGGTGCCTGTAGATAGACCAGCTGTTGTGACGCCTGATCCATCTGGCCCGTATATCTGAGCGAATTCAGTGTCTGTTTGTTAACGGAGTAAAAGTGGGTAGGCGTTAGCGAGTTACCCTGATCATCCGGGTCAGCCATTGATAACAAAGCCTCAATCTGGGCATCGCTATAGCCGGCAGCTCGGAGTGAACCAATCCTCGCATCATTCAATGCAATGATTCTGGTTGGGTTGTTTCCAGATTCAGAGCTGGCCGAATCTGCGCTGCTAATCGAGGTACTCATTAGTGACTCCCTGTATTTTTGGAATATCCATTAAATCACTTCTTTAAATCTAGGTTATCTAACTGCGTTCTTGCCAATTACACCTTGACTGACCATTTTTTATAAAAAAAAGAAATTAAAAAAACCATTTAAATTCTTTTTGATATGTGATCAAGAAAGTGTTTCTTAGCGACCCTCTGCTCGTAGTCCGAAGCCTCAATTCCAGCAAAAGCTTCATTAATCTCATCGCTATCAAATATTTCTTGCAGGAATACTGCTCTGGATTCCGGGGTTCGGAGATCAACTGGAGTTGGCTGATCGCCATTTTTACCATGCTCCACTTTTGCCTGTTGCAAATGCTCCTTTGCGCAACCAAATACAGCTTTACCAAGTTCAGTAACCACAAGGTCCTGATAGTTCTCTGTGGTCATGTCAGCCTTATTACGTTTTGACTCTCTTCTGTGATTCTGTTTCTGATTAAACCAATCGGAAATGCCATCGCGAATATTGATAAGAAATGCTTGCTCTCTTACATTCAAATTCGAAGTGTCATTAAGATCAATATCAGATTGCTGGGGTTCAAGATGACGCCTTAATACCCTTTTGTAACGTACTGCCCTTGCTTCCTGCCGCCCTTCATCAAGACTGCCGCCAGAGTCTGTTTTGTTTGGAAATTCAATCGCTGTTTCAGGCGTAGAAGTTTGCATAGGTGAAGGAGTTGGCTTCACTTCTGGCCTAACCTGACCAAACCGATCCATTATTCTATCGTTTCTATCATTTCTATAAGCCTTTGCGGCACGTAAAAACTCCATCAACAGATCAAAAAACTCGATCCCCTTAAGATCCTTATCAGCAAAATTTGCCAGCCGACGGCGCACTTCACCGATGGTCAGTGGTGGAGCCTCTGGATCCGGGGCAAGCCTGGGGTCAGGGAATTTCAAGCGAATTTTATCCTCCAAATGTTTAATAAATTCTTTGGTAGGATTTATTAAATTCATAAGCCGATTTACTTCACTTTGAACCGCATGCATCCTGGCATGCTGGATAGTATCAGAACCCTTGATATCCCGATGGTCTGCAATATGGCGAAACTGGTCAATAAGTCTTTCCGCAGCAGCAGATACCTCTTCTAAGGTCTGTTCATCGATCTTTCTGTTCGGATCCCGGGAATTCCTGTTCCATTGCTCTGGAACATGAGACTCATTTGAGAACGGGCTGAAATTTTCATTAATGAGTTGCAGAAGCTTCTCAAGATTCTGCGCAAGATCATCGTCATTCTGTTCCCCCACAGTTTGCGTTGCTGCAGTAGAGACCTTATTTTCTCTGACCGGTGGCTTACCTTCGCTATTGGCGACAGACTGTGGCTGTGATTCGGTCATCACGAACTTGCCATCCGTTTCATCAGCCTTAGTGCGCGGGCTAGTGCCAGATTCAGTCTTAGTGGGTTTCTCTGGGTCAGTCCGTGTTCTGCCTTCATGGGTTTGCTGTGGATTCGGGTTCTGACCATTGTTAGTCTGTGATGGATTCTGTTCATTACTGAAAAATGTGTTACGTATTTTTACTCCTATAGCCAAGCCCAGAAAAGTCAGGGCACAAATTCCACAAACAGTTGCACCAATAATCAAACCATAACCGCTTGCCGCCGCGAGACAGATGAAAAAAGCGACGATAAAAATCACAAATCCGGCCCATAGCGGATTCTTTTCGATCCAATTGCCAAGTTTTTTGAGTGCAGCTAATATCCGCTGACCGATTGTCTTTTTGGTTGTTTTACCCCCGCCTTTAATATCAACTGAGCCCTCGCCCTTAACGACTGGAGCATTATCAACACGCCCCCCCTCAATCGAAAGGCTTTCGACTGCCAACTCATCTTTCAACGCTGTCGTCTCGGCACCATCCTCAGGCGTTTTAACAGCAGGAAAC is a window encoding:
- a CDS encoding SycD/LcrH family type III secretion system chaperone, which gives rise to MNNEDLNDYEGSELEDKLLNFFGEGGTFKDLKNMSDDAMEAIYSVAYNLYQGGKYEEAKKVFQFLCFYDHFNRKYFLGLGACQQMQKQYDSAIEIFSFATLLDSDDPRPMMYIGDCHLAKGDRENARISYETSIDWAGDSPKYAGDLDRAKNMLENLK